Genomic segment of Arachis hypogaea cultivar Tifrunner chromosome 11, arahy.Tifrunner.gnm2.J5K5, whole genome shotgun sequence:
TAATAGTCAGTTCTAAGATATTATTAGTTTAGTATACCAAGTGTGTTTTCCTATTCTTTACATTTCTATTAATGGAATTTTGCTGTTTTCTTTGATTCTAGGGAAAAGGTGCAATTCCCTTGGAGAATTCCAAAAACACATACAAGATCAAACCTAAACTGCAGTATGATGTGAAAAGTTATTGCATGGAGTACTATTTTGAAACCAAAATTGGTGCTAATTTTGACTATCTTTTTTGTTTGCAAATGTTTGGTTGGTTTTGAGGActtgtttttgtttatttgttttgccTTTTGGGTGATGCAGGAAAATCTTTTGACTGGAACTCTACTTTTCATGATCTGCAGTTATGTTTTGGTGTAAAGGAATTTTTGGTATGGTTTAACATTTATCTAGTTTTTCATCGAAAGATTAATGTTTTCACTAAGGAACTACTTAATTGTCTTGTATATCACTAGCTCATTACTCCTCAAAGTGCAAGGGTGTAGTTCTTGAATAATACGAgtatatctttttgtttttcctgtgcatttttaaaggaaaaataaatcttattttttaagttaGTATTTTTTGGTTGGTGGTCTTTTCAGGTGTGTGGCACTTATTAGAAGCTTCTCCATGAGAAAGGAACTAAAAGAACATAATggagtttgtaatttgtagtttacATTTTGAAGATTTATAATTCCTTGTTTTTTTTGTCCAATGTATCTATCTAGTTCATTAGGGTTCTTCAATATATCTTGTTAGTTTGTACTTTAAAGTTTATATGTTGAAGATTTATAAAACACTCTTAGTTAAATGAAAgaaagatatttgttattatatattatataaatgttgacttgttaagtaaattagttaatatattaattaattaaaaaataatataatttggcaaattatgtgtaatttgtattaaaaaaaattattacaaaatagtgttttgtaactaaagaaaaaaaatgttacaaaatcaagttacattttgtaacaaaattttatgataggaaaaatatattatcacaaaaaatatttggaagatcaaaatttgttatcacttttgtaatgATTTTGGGtcttttgtatcagaaaaatttgttacaaaatattactttgtaacgggacatactgcaacggccattttttttgttacaaaatctttttgtttcaaaattttgattttttgtaacaatttttttgttacaaatattgctttttcttgtagtgattataAGTGAATAAGGCTAATAAATTAGGAGTTATAATTAgggaagatagaaatatttaaaatgcgatttaaaactctaatcttaaaggttttggcccaaaattgggccaacgaacaaaaataagtgaaccgggccataGTATATAGCTCATTAACACTAAAAAAATAAGAGGGTAGGGGTGCAACTTTGGAGAATAGAGAAGGGAGGAGAAAACCTAATCCTAGCTCCACCTTCAAATGTCCATAACTTTTGCTACGGaactctgattgacgagccgtttgcggtcacATGTTGCTCTTCTTATCCTCTACAATTATATCAGTTTTGTGGTGAGCATTTCATTCATCTCTACCCAATTTTCGAGATTCCCCACTGTTATGCGTTTTTAGGgtagttagtgttaaaatcttgtgattttggttgtttagggatactctaacatggattctaagtgggttttCGGACGAAAATTTCAAACGAAATTTATTCCCTCTGAATGACTTTTTCATTTCGGACAAATTTGAGACAAATGTTGAACAATTTTTAGTGGAGACattgaaataatatattctatcctaaatttatctaaattttGTCCCAAATTTTGGCGCCAATTTTATTTTGGATGGTGCCAAAATTTTCATACAGATTAGCAACACATTTTGGACAAAAACTATAATTCATCCGTATTCTATCTGATCATGCGCAATAACTTCAAACGGATTTGGGAcgcattttgaaaaatgttaattctatcccaaatttgtctataattagtcttaaatatttttactatagCTAACCCTTCGaagtaactaaaatttttttccacaaatttgggacgaaaataacatcatttgtAAATTCtgtttgaaagtgcatcagtttTCAAACGAATTTTAAATGTTTATTGAAAAACTTTAACAtctagtataaaaatattatttatattttaaattagtctattattttttaatttattcttttaattatttactttataataattcaaaatttaattttgtaacaaatttaagataaagtgtatctaaaagaatcacatatataaaaacttaagaataaattatattcgatcttctaaaaaaataatacaaataataaataataatagaaaatcacataaaataaaaaaatcatatactttttcatataagattaaggtatattaaaaattaaaaaaagaaaatacaaatgaATACATTTTATAGTGTATTTTTTCATACTATTCAGTTTGATCTTCGTCCTCATTGTTCTCGTCCTCGTCTTCATCTTCATCCTCGTCCTCGTCCTCATTCTCAAatatctcatcatcatcatcttcatatcTTGTACTATCGGTATCcaataaatcaataataatatcaatattatTTGAGATATGATTGTTATATAGATTGATTTGTGGCATCTTCTTGATATGCAAAATCTTCtgtgtttcaatctcaatctcacatcttgctttagtcttgaatacaataaaaaaattaattttaattgcataattaattataagtttttgttcaattaaaaaaatattatctacaTTACATAAAAAGGATCAATAATTTAATGTGTTGgcctattatttataaaatttcaaTTATCATAAACTGATTAATTCATCGGCATAAAAATTTTGTCTAGACACAGATTTGTATTTCACATTAATTTAATGGAAAATATTAGagaattaagatttttatttaatatagaaaatatgaaaATTAGATAGTAAATAATATTAGTTTATATACAAgattaaaactataaaaaaatgttggccacttagaaaatttttttattttttattaaaaatttaaaattattccctccgttaacattttaaaaaatataaaaaaataaatatttttttcaaaaggcaatctaaatttttttttcataactgGATTGGACCGTACAAAGAATAAAATCGATTGAAATCTAAAATTTCAAGAAATGTATGACATGTGGATCGAACCCCAATATTCAGGAAAAAGAATGTCCTTTCATGCCATTGAACtgctataatttttaatattatttatacaaattataatatatatctttcatcaaataatttacttttatttaatttattttaattttagttataaactcacttattcttaatttaattatatttttatttaataataaaaataatctcacttattttttttataattatataatatctattaatattattttttaataaatacttgtagtatataatagtataatagatataaattaattaataaattattaaaatttgaaaataatagttattttaatataaaaataaaataaaaatatttatgatagagtaaaattaacaaaatacttattgttcATATTCCAATTATTTTAGAATagctatatatttttaaaatattagtgaaaatatattttttaaattttaattttaaattttttactatttttattttattatatgtatataggaCCGAGTCAATTGGTTCAACCAGTGATCCATCAGTTGAACTAATGACCTAGTGATCCAGTAATCTGACTAGTTCaattaccggttcggttctgacaactaaataagataaattaaataaagaacTACCCTTAaagtaatattaaaatttttaataatgaaaatTATAGTAATGAACATTAAACCACATAAtgataagtcaccaaaaaaaaaaatcacataatgatagttattaaaaaaagaatttatctataaagaattttttttcaattgactCTTTTAGCACACTATATATAGATACAGTagctcaaaaaaaaattttacttatcTAGAAGTCTCTAGTATGGCTTATGAGATGGATTGGAGATTTATGAGTCGAAACAATTGTTAGATTGTTTGACTGGAGCGATAGGGTCGGTACTTAGCAAgaacactccgacgctcaagttagaaTGGATTTATGAAATATATATGTGTGGAATGAGGAATGTAACTGAGGGGCCTCTAGCTCCCCTTtatataattcaatacaattatcttatcttattcatcttatctattaatataaaaaaaaattttaatttcaaatattgattttactaaatatttatcttttaagattattatataacaaaaatttaagaacataatttaatttaaaaattttaaaattaatattagataTAATTCTTTTTAAATATCTATCATTTAGATATCATATTTCATAATTTATTTGATATACTTTCGCtgcaatcttatctttttttaatttattagtaaaaattaaatacaattttaattttaaaatttgttatatgtAGTTGTTTCAAAGTCACTTATTTACTTTGCgccaaaaataaaaactttatttAAGACCGCCTTTTTAGTtccaaatattttagtttttgaatgCTTTCTCGCTCGTATGTATCACAACTGGCTAGGTTACCTTGCCAAAATCCCAACCTTTTTTCAGCATTCCCTTTTGGTTTCAGCGTCAGTTTTGGATCTCCGTCTCCCTCCTTCTGCGTGCTCCCTTCTTCTGCGTGCTCTGCCTCCTGTGGTCGCCACTCGTGCTTCGCGCTCAACGCTACGACAGCCAACGCTCCAGCCTCCACTCTCGCACCTCAGACCACCTCCACCCTCTAGATTCGAACAAAAAATCTCTTTTCTCACCCTCATTCAGCGACTAGGAGCTCAGCCCAGCTCCTCCATTTTGGCATCATTGTCACCGCACCTCCAGCAGTGGCAATAACATAGTACCATTGCATTCTTTTCCCCTTCCTTTGCTTCAAGAACCCTAGTCATCACCTCAGGTTCTCTCTTTGCTCTGCTTTCTAGTCTATTTtctttaattagttagttagttagaatttgcATGTTGTTAGTGGATTTAAGTGGTTAAGATAGGTTAGGATTAGTTTATTAGATCTTTGTTAAGTTGCAAGTGTTGGATTATGGCTGTTATGGATTGAATGCTGCTGAAAATTGCTTGATTATGCTGAATTTCTGAATTGCACACCACATGTTTGATTGAATGTCTATGTGATACTTTGCATTTGATttatatgttgtagctactatAAAGATTAATATATTTACAAAATCAATTAATGAATTAGTTTATGCTTTGCATTCTCTGGTTTctcttattgtttttggttatatTTACAAAATTAATCAAACAACAATGTTTAATACAGTCATTGGCTTCGTTATCAATATGTTTGATCACTTCTATGATCTTCTAACTATCACAAATTATGTAAACTGCACATTGTAAACAGACATTTCCATTGGTCCTTCGTTCCCAATGTGTTGTATGATAAGACCTTCAAATTCTGAATTCACAACTTTCATTTGTGTCTAATTCCATCTTCAAAgtgagaataaaaatataaaagcatGATTCCTTCATAAATCATCcgtcataataaaaaaaagttattaatcCTAAGACATCTATATCTCACTTATTAACACGTAATATGATTTTATCAAACATGTTAGAAAACAACAAGTCATAGCTTTTTAttggtttaattttttacttaacAAAAATGTATTCTCTTCAGTCCACTGCTTTGGGTCATCCAAAATATCAGTCCAAGGAGCAAGTGAAGAGTCTTTAACTTTCTTTAAATCATCTATAAGCAAATTAGAATGGAAAACTTTTGGAATATTTTGAATGAACTACTTAGCAATTACcatgaaataaaagatatatatatatatatatatatatatatatatatatatatatatatatatatatatatatatatatatatatatatatatatatatatatatatatatatatatatatatatataccgcaTCAAGACTTACTTGTTGAGTGCTTTAATTCAGGTTTCAAATCAATTGACAAGGAATCCAGTTTATCTTGCTGCCATTTGGGAGTTCAACTATTAATAAAGAGTAACTCACCATCCATTTTTCTTTCAAATATGTTGTAtatgtttgttttcttttatagaaATATTGTATGTGGGAACCTCAACAAGCAAGAAAGCTCAGCTTCTTTCCCTTCGTGCTATGGTTGTTGATTCAATACAAACTCTTGATCCTATTAACACTGTTAGTAATTTTCCTTCAACTCTATTAAcacttttttttctatcatttgcCAATGTCTTTGAATTtaacattttgttttgatttatctATTCTCCAGTGGTCAGAGCAAAAGGTTAAGTTGAATGATGCTGAGCACAAGTTAAAAGATCAAGGACATCAACTAAAGGTTCAACAGAAAAGAATTGGTTCTACTGAAAAGACTTCATGCTTTGTATGAAAAGTTGAATCTCCCACTTCCTTCAACCATGTCTGTTTTTGCGGATGATGAGCTTGGGACAGGCTCtagtgatgatgaggatgataacATGAGTGATTAATGTTTGGAGTATATGTTTTTTCTAATTTAGATTAAGGAATTTTTAGGTGAATTAGTTAGTACATTTGATTTTATTCATGATATTTGACCTttttaaaggttttttttttagtttaattatttttttattttagtttgattacatttatggacaagtattttaataataaatattttttttaactcttttatgGTAATTGGTTTTTTCATGACTTTATTATGTGTTTATAATTTCAATGatgtaatatgaaaaaaatgattATGATGGTCTTAATATAGAAAGCAAATCgaatacaatttattttctaaaatatttatatattaaatagcaaattattttgtatgaaaattgtttgaaatattatattaaatttgtagaaaatttgtgcgaaaataattttttattttgtatgaaatttgtttcaaatatgtaaattcttttaaattaaatttgtctaaaatttaattgaaaagaaatatttgatttgtctaaaatttgttcgaaaaaaatttgttatattagactaaatttgttagaaatttgtctgaaataaagtttattttttgtttgaaatttgtctaaaaagaaatatttttatgtttgaaatttgtctgaaatacGTTGTCTTTATGTTGGTTAATCTGTCTAAAATTCATCTAAAATGCATCATAATAGTTAGAAATCTAATAGATAAATGCCTATCCAAAATCTGTCACAAAATCGTCTGAAAAAAATTTCGGACGAAATTTCAGACAAAATGTAAATTAGCAACAAGGctttttgggaaaaaaaaaatTCGTCCCAATTTTATTCGAAAGAAAAAATTTGTCTCTAATttgttcaaaatttgtttcaatttcGTCTCAAAATTCGTCCGAAAAAACCCTATTTTCTATCTAcatttcatatgggctgaggtaagaagtgctccaacccttgtgatttttcattttcatgaaccctaggttaatgtgtatatgtgaaattggttatgttagtgtatttggtgattttggtgaacaattgggaggttggtgttcCTTGAGGAGCTtaggtgaggcttggagctaagggttggtagagacttccaagaagaagctcaattattttgtctacaagaggtacggtttaagtttcatttaagtaccgtgtggtgtaatgagaattcctaggctagatgcccctaggattaagtttgaattGTGTATATGGTTGGTGCtgatatgcatagttgatatgtcaTATGAATTAATGATTGAGTTGATAATTGTGTgtatttgtatgtttggtgtgttgagaatttgatgaattggataatgaatattggtttgtggaatatgcaattaaattgtgaatttaggccagaggccggaaagaggtaaggaaggaaagttgatgtgtgtattgtgtgatgatataagagattggatggattttagatattgaatgtgtgaataattggtttggttattgaataataaggtttgaggaattgaggtatggaatttgatagttttgggtgaaattgtgtagatgaggtaaGTTTGGTTTGGTTGAggtaattatgtgaatgtggttgggttgtggtcatttggatgatTGGAATGAATTTTGCTTGTGAACATTgaaaaaattggtgatttctatttttgggtaaaaacttatttttgaccaactttagcGGTCCGTAACTCGGTCCACCGAGTTTCGAATTcttcaaaattagatttttatgaaagtttattcaacgATATTTCCAATGgttcagaaatggttgaaaaaaaatttgtagaagaagttatgtgtgttggGAGTTTGGGGTTTAAAAGtgtaattctgcagctttttaacttagtaaaaattttggaaaatcgTGCTCCCAGGCACACGCGTGGCCGACGCACACACGTCAGTCTTGATTTTACTCACCCATGCGTGCgcctggccgacgcgtacgcgtcgctgcactGATGCGAATACCCCATAGAAAATCCTGAGAGTTGTGCGGGTactgtgctggttttgtgcgaggagcacaaaacgcacccaGGCGTACGCGTGGCTAACACATACGCGTCGCTCTGCTTTTCTGATTACCACACgtgcgcatggacgacgcgcacgcttCACTTTGTTTTTCTGacttccacgcgtgtgcgtgggcgacgcgcacgcgtgaccctgttttcagcaaaggttgattttgtgtttttaaaGCCGAATTTAGACTTTtaagcctccattttcatcctCTAAGTCCTAAATCTTTATAGTTTGTCTAGTATTGAAAAGAAGCTAGGACATGTGgcaacttgtggatgaagtaaagagagagtcaatgatgaatgatgagtaatgataattgtatgagttgctgagggtgatgatggaagtgcggtgtatgccgtgagccgaagggctgtatttaatAATGATTACTGGCTGTTCATgggttatgttatgagccggatggctatgataaatattgGTTTATGTCTGGAGATAAAAATATGGCTTTGAATGATTGTTatcttgagctctctttctcgaaagtgcgaccccagagagatgaaggaaggtgaggatccccttccttgttcctcctgatattgtaaaatcgcccccaatgagatggtgggaggttaggatcccctccttggttcctcttgggcatatgagaacgtacctcctgggtagatgcaagggttgtggttgcgccccacttgctccaggttggttagtatagaggctccccagatagacgcaagggttgtggttcgtcccacttgctctgggtcAGAGTTTGTGACACTTGGGTAGTAGCGACAGTATTGGTGACTCCACTCACTCCAGTTCGAGCTTTTAAACACctacctgggtagatgcagtggcattggtccacttgctccgggatgCGGTGAGCTATATCTGCCTAGGTAGATGGAGTGACATTGATTCCACTTGCTCCGAGTTTGGTTTGCAACTCCtagggtagatgcagtggttagcccccacttgctcccagtcgatgttgatttgagatttgtgaaattatctgagttttggatttccttgggtagatgcagtgggtcggctccacttgctccaggttcaGATCCGAgattctgctgaccctatgtcgtaagtgtggccgcaCACTCTGAAAGTTCCatatgagctcgcccccgtgaataaacaccagtgtgggtgttgtgtgattatgattatgattgtgaataactcgagttggggat
This window contains:
- the LOC112722193 gene encoding uncharacterized protein isoform X2; this encodes MRRCSPYCAPVAVCVVTVVTAVRGCVTEPLSPKNSAASPGFTAGDWPLSLFLLLCFLLHLLDSGKGAIPLENSKNTYKIKPKLQYDVKSYCMEYYFETKIGKSFDWNSTFHDLQLCFGVKEFLVCGTY
- the LOC112722193 gene encoding uncharacterized protein isoform X1; amino-acid sequence: MRRCSPYCAPVAVCVVTVVTAVRGCVTEPLSPKNSAASPGFTAGDWPLSLFLLLCFLLHLLDSGKGAIPLENSKNTYKIKPKLQYDVKSYCMEYYFETKIGKSFDWNSTFHDLQLCFGVKEFLVWFNIYLVFHRKINVFTKELLNCLVYH